Genomic DNA from Nonomuraea rubra:
GGTCTTCATCATCGAGTGGGCGCTGGGCCGCCACACGCCGGCCGTGTAGTACAGGCCGCCCTCGTAGCGGCCGATCGGGCCGCCGGACTCGCTGGGCTCGCCCAGCCAGCGCCACCACTTCCTGCGCTGGTCGAGCATCTCCTGCTCGGTCAGCAGCGTGTGGTGGGCGCTGGACGGCTCGGGCCCGGCGTACGTGCCGCCGGGGACGCCGCGCTGGTAGTAGTCGTACTCGTCCTGGAGGCCGCCCAGGGAGTGGCCCAGCTCGTGCGGGCTGATCAGGGCGGACATGCTGTTGCTGCCGGAGGCGGTGGCGTACGAGCCGCCCGCGCCGCCGTACGTGCCGCTGTTGCCCAGGGCGAGGATCTGCCGGTTGCCCGAGGCGGTGCCGGTGACCAGGTCGGCGTAGCGGGTGGCGGCGGCGTTGTCCATGGTGATCAGGCGCTGGACGCTGGCGGGGTTGCAGCGGCCCCAGAAGCCCATGCCGAGCGGCGTCGTACGGCGCGGCGCGTCGAGCCCGGGGTCACAGCTGATGCCCGACTCCCCGGAGACGATGTCGACGCGGTAGACGTTGATGTAGTTCCGGTAGGACTTGAACGGCTCGATCGACCACATCACGTTCAGGTGCCGGTCGGCGTCGGCACGGAACTTCGCCTGCTCGGCCTCGGTGTAGCCGTCACCGAGGATGATCAGGTTGAATCTCTTGGCCGGGGCGCCCGTCACCTGGACGGGCACGACCGTGGCCGAGCCGGGTTCGGCTGCTGCTGAGGCGGGTGCCGCTGGGGACACGCATAACAGGGCGGTGGCCAGTGTCAGGGCGGCGAAAATACGCATGATCGAACTATCGGGCCGCCGGGGCCGCCCGTCCATCCCCGCCCGTCCCTTCCCGGCCGATCACGCCTCGGGCAGCTCGGCCAGCATGATGGGCTGCGTGGTGGGCCGCTCGGAGCCGCCGGCGGGCTCGACCGTGAGCGCGACGCGCCCGTCCCGGTCCTGCGGGGTCAGCATCATGGGGTGGCTCACGCCGTCCTGCCGCCGGTCGAGCAGGCCGGCCGCGCGTGGCCCGTCCGGGCCCATGAGCCACAGCTCGTACCCCTTGGTGGCGGGCAGGTCGGCCAGGCCCGACGAGGTGAACACCATGCGGCCCAGCTCGCGCGAGATCACGACGGTGGCGGTGCCGCCGGTGGTGACCTCCTCGCGCATGGTCCTGGCGTCGGGCGCGGCCAGCACGCTGACCAGCTCCTCGTTCCTGGTGCTCAGCTCGCCCAGGTCGCGGCGGGCGTCGTAGGCGACCACGCCGGACACGGCGGCCGCCGCGGCGGACACCGCGACCAGCACCGCCGCCACTCGCGTCCGCCTCCGCCGCAGCGGCACCACCTGCCCCCCATCGGCCGTGACGGGAACCTCCGGCCCCATCCGGTAACCGGACTCGCCCGGCGACAGGCCGGACGCCGCCGGCCGCTGAACCTCTCCCGGGGAGCCGGGCGCCCCGGACCGCCAGGCCTCCCCCTGCGACAGGCCGGGCGTCGCCGGCCGCCGCGCCTGTTCCGGTGCGGGCGTGCCGGGCCGGCGCATCCAGGCGGTCGGGCCGTCGTCGTGTGCCTGCCGCGGCGGGTCCTCGAAGCCCCGTGACCGGGAGGCGGCGTCGAGCAGGCGCCGGCGAAGGGCGGCGGGCGGCCGCTCGGCCACCGTCTCCGCCAGCCTCGCGGCCGTCTCCCGCAGCTTGCGCACCTCGGCCGCGCACGTGCCGCACGCATGCAGGTGCTTCTCGAACAGCACCCACTCGGCGTACGGCAGTGCGTGCACGGCGTAGGCGCCAGAGAGGGTGTGGAGTTCGTCCTTCATTTCCACTCCCTGTGTGTGAGAGGCGGCTCACTGCATGTACTTCGATGGCTCGGGCACGCCGGATGGCCGTGGGCCTTGCTCATTTCGGAGGAGATGGCACAATCTCATTAGGTGATGAATTATGGGATGCGTGATAGCGGGCGGTGGGCCCGCCGGAGCGATGCTCGCCCTGCTGCTGGCCAGGTCGGGCGTCGAGGTGACGCTGCTGGAGAAGCACGGTGACTTCCTGCGGGACTTCCGGGGTGACACGATCCACCCCTCGACGCTGCAGGTGCTGGACGAGCTGGGGCTGGCGCGGGAGTTCCTGGAGCTGCCGCACCGCAAGGCGTACGACCTCAGCCTGGTGACCGACAGGGGCGACGTGCGGATCGCGACGCTGCGCCGGCTGCCGGGCCGCTACCGGTACATCGCGTTCGTGCCGCAGTGGGACTTCCTCGACCTGATCACGTCCGCCGCCGCGCGGTACCCCGGGTTCCGGCTGCTGATGAACGCCGAGGCGACCGGTCTCGTACGCGAGGGCGGGGTCGTGCGCGGCCTGCGCTACCGGGACGCCTCCGGCGAGCACGAGATCAGGGCGGAGCTGACGGTCGCCGCCGACGGGCGGCACTCGGTGCTGCGCGAGCGGGCCGGTCTCGTGCCGGAGGACGTGGGCGCGCCGATGGACGTGGTGTGGTTCAGGCTGCCCCGCGAGCCGGGCGACCGCGACGACACGTTCCTGCGGATCTCGCCGGGGCACATGATGGTCGCCATCAACCGGGAGAGCTACTGGCAGCTCGCCTACCTGATCCTCAAGGGCGGCTACGACGAGATGGCCGGGCAGGGCATCGACGCGCTGCGCCGCCCGGTGGCCCGGCTGCTGCCGTGGCTGGCCGGCCGGATCGGGCAGCTCGAGTCGTACGACGACGTCAGCGTGCTGACGGTCGCGATCAACCGGCTGCGCCGCTGGCACCGGCCCGGGTTCCTGTGCATCGGGGACGCCGCGCACGCCATGTCGCCGGTGTTCGGCGTGGGCATCAACCTGGCCGTGCAGGACGCCGTGGCCACCGCGAACCTGCTGGCAGGGCCGCTCAGGTCGGGCGCGCCGATCCCCGAGTCGGCGCTGCACCGGCTGCAGCGCCGGCGCATGCTGCCGACCAGGGTCACGCAGGCGGCCCAGCGGCTGGTGCAGAACCGGCTGATCAGCCCCGCGCTGACCCGCCGGTTCGACCCGTCGGGGCTGCCGCGCGATCTGACGAGGATCCCGGTGCTGAACCAGGTGGCGCCGCGCTTCATCGGCCAGGGCATCCGGCCCGAGCACGTCACCGTAAAGGAACGTTGACCATCCCTGGGTCCGTCCGCGGATAACCGCATTCTCACAACGTGGACAAGAGGGTCGGTGGGGCCGAGCCAGTGGAATACCCTCGTATCTCGTGAGCAGCAATCTAGTGGATCTCGATTCCTGGCGAGCACTCCCCGCGGCGCAGCAGCCCGACTGGCCGGACCGCGGAGAGCTCGACAAGGTTGTCGCCGAGCTCGGCGGCCTGCCCCCGCTGGTCTTCGCCGGCGAGTGCGACCAGCTCAAGGAGCAGATGGCCGCGGTCGCCCGCGGCGAGGCGTTCGTCCTTCAGGGCGGTGACTGCGCCGAGACCTTCGCCGGCGCGACGGCCGACAACGTGCGCCAGAAGTTGAAGACGTTGCTCCAGATGGCCATCGTGCTGACGTACGCGGGCCGGGTGCCGGTGGTGAAGATCGGCCGGGTGGCCGGGCAGTTCGCCAAGCCGCGTTCCAAGGGCACCGAGACGCGGGGCGGCGTGGAGCTGCCCGCCTACCGGGGTGACATGGTCAACGGGTTCGACTTCACGGAGGAGGCGCGCAGACCCGACCCGTGGCGGCTGCTCAAGGCGTACCACTCCTCCGCCGTGACGCTCAACCTGGCACGCGCCTTCACCAAGGGCGGCTACGCCGACCTGCGGCAGGTGCACGCGTGGAACCAGGACTTCGTGGCCGAGTCGCCCGCCGGGCGCCGCTACGAGCAGCTGGCCAGGGAGATCGACCAGGCGCTGGCGTTCATGCGGGCGTGCGGGGCCGACCCCGAGGAGTTCCACACGGTCGAGTTCTACTCCTCGCACGAGGCGCTCATCCTCGACTACGACCGGGCGCTCACGCGCATCGACTCGCGGACGGGGCTGCCGTACGACGTGTCGGCGCACATGGTCTGGATCGGCGAGCGCACCCGCCAGCTCGACGGCGCGCACGTCGACTTCTTCTCGAGGATCCGCAACCCGATCGGCGTCAAGCTCGGCCCGACGACCTCGCCCGACGAGGCGCTGGCGCTGATCGACAAGCTCAACCCGGCCAACGAGCCGGGCCGGCTCACGTTCATCACCCGCATGGGCGCCTCCAAGATCCGCGAGCACCTGCCCGCGCTGGTCAAGGAGGTCACCGCGACGGGGGCCAGGGTGGCCTGGATCTGCGACCCGATGCACGGCAACACGTTCGAGGCGCCGAGCGGGCACAAGACGCGCCGCCTCGACGACGTGCTCGACGAGGTGGCCGGCTTCTTCGAGGTGCACCGCTCGCTGGGCACGCACCCGGGCGGCATCCACATCGAGTTCACCGGCGACGACGTGACGGAGTGCGTGGGCGGCGGGTTCGAGATCGGCGAGACCGACCTGGCCACGCGCTACGAGACGGCCTGCGACCCGCGCCTCAACCGCGGCCAGTCCCTCGACCTCGCCTTCCGCGTGGCGGAGCTCTACCGCGGCTGACCCGGGGCCGGACGCCTGCTGTGCCCGGTGCGGGCCGGAGGGAACTCCGGCCCGCGTCGGTGTCATCACAGCCCGTTCGAGTGATTTACCTCTCATTTCCAGGTAAACCGAATTCCCGATATTCCTGCACGTTCCGGAGCTATGATCACCCCGAAAAGAGCCCATTTTTCGGGAGAAGATGTGGACAGTGCTCCGGAGGGGGTCGACCCCAACGTCCCCAACGTCGCGCGTATGTACGACTACTACCTCGACGGCAAGGACAACTTCGCCGCGGACCGGGCGGCGGCGGAGCAGATCCTGAAGAAGTTCCCGGACACCAAGGTGGGCGCCCGCGCCAACCGTGCCTTCCTGCGCCGCGCCGTGGGCTACCTGGTGGACCAGGGCGTGCGCCAGATCATCGACCTCGGCGCCGGCCTGCCGACCCAGGGCAACACGCACGAGATCGCGCCCGACGCCCGCGTCGTCTACGTCGACTACGACTCCGTGGTGTGCGTGCACGGTAGGGCGCTGCTGGCCAGGAAGGACAACGTCGACTTCCTGCAGGCCGACGTGCGCGAGCCGGACGCGCTGCTCGACAAGCTGGGCGGCCTGGTGGACTTCGAGCAGCCGGTGGCGTTCCTGGCGCTGGCGATCCTGCACTTCATCCCCGACGAGGTCGCCTACGACGTGGTGGCCAAGCTGCGCAAGGCGAGCGCGCCGGGCAGCCATCTGGTGATCAGCCACGCGGTGGACCCCACGCCGGACGTCACCCCGCAGGCGCTGGAGATCTACAAGAAGGCCACGGCCTCGCTGAACCTGCGCACCCGCGAGGAGATCCTGCGCTTCTTCGAGGGCTACGAGCTGGCCGAGCCGGGGCTGACGTTCCCGAACGGCTGGCGCCCCGACGACCCGTCCGCGCCGGGCAACGGCATCAACTTCGGCTACGTCGGCGTCGGCCGCAAGCCCGCCCACTGAGGAACCGCCGGACAGCACTGAGGAACCGCCGGAAGCACTGAGGGACCGCCGGAAAGCACTGAGGGAACGCGGAAGAGCTCTCAGGGAACGCCGGAAAGGCGAAAGCCCCGCCGCGCGGGCGGGGCCTGCTCGCAGGCGGGTCAGTTCTGCTGGGCGTTCTTCAGCTCCTCGCTGAGCTCGGCCCTGATCGCGTCCATGTCGAGCGCCCTGACCTGGCGGATCAGGTCCTCGAGCGCGGGTGCCGGGATGGCGCCGGCCTGGGCGAAGACCACGATGCCGTCGCGGATGGCCATCAGCGTGGGGATCGAGGTGATGTCGAACCCCTGCGCGAGCCCCTGCTCGGCGTCCGTGTCGATCTTGCCGAAGGTGATGTCGTCGTGCTTGTCCGACGCCTGCTCGAAGATCGGCCCGAACTTCTTGCACGGCGGGCACCACTCGGCCCAGAAGTCGAGCAGCACGATCCCCTTGTCGGCGATGTCGTTGAAGTTCTTCTCGGTTACTTCGATGGTCGCCACAAGTGGCTCCTCGCTCATTGTCGTTAGCAGTGCATCCGTCTCAACCACGTACCCAGTACCAGCATTCCATGCTCGGACGCACGGTGTGGCCCGGTGCGGGAGACAGCCGGACGGTCCAATTCAGACCGCATATTTCCGCACAAACATGGGGAGACATAAAATTCCCGAACCTTGACACCGGCCGCGACGGGTATCACCCATGCATGGACTGGGTCACCTGCGCGTATTCCGCTGCCTGCACCGGAGTCGCTAGCCGGACCTCCGGCCTCTGCATGGCTCACCTCGATCCCGAACAACTCGCCGCGGCCCTGAGCGCGCTCTCCCCCGGCCGCCTGATCGACCTGCGCGGCACCACCGTCACCAGCGACCTGCTGTCCAGGGTCCTCGACGCGACCGATCGCAGGCCGGGCCGTACGCGGCTGGACCGGGCCAGGTTCACCGGCGACGTCCGGCTGTCAGGGGTGACGTTCGCCGGGGACGTCTCGCTCGACGGCGCCCGGTTCGACCGGCTGGCCTCGTTCTTCGGCGCCCGGTTCGAGGGGAACGTGTCGCTGGCGGGCGTGCGCTTCACCAGGGAGCTGTCCTTCCACGGGGTCACCGTGCGCGGGCACGTCTCGCTCGACCGGGCCGTGATGTCGCGTGACGCGCTGTTCAGCCAGGCCGTGTTCGGCCACGGGCTGTCGTGCGAGCGGGCCAGGTTCGACGGGTACGCCACCTTCGACGGCGCCCGGCTCGGCGACGGGGCCGCGTTCAGGGGGGCGCGCTTCGGCCGTACGCTGTCGTTCCGCAAGGTCAGCGGGCACGCCGGGTTCGAGGCGGCGCACTTCGCCGCGGACGCGTACCTGTCGGCGACCGGCCGGCTCTCGGCGGCCAGGGCGCGCGCCGACGGGCTGCTCGACGTGGCGGTCGCGCGGTGCGGTGTGGACCTGCGGCACGTGGAGGTGACGGGCCCGACGACCGTGCGGCTGACGGACTCGCAGGCCGACCTGGAGGGCGCGGTGCTGCGCGGCCCCGCCACCGTCATGGGGCGCGGCAGGTCCACGCTGACCTCGCTGCGGCAGGCCGACGCGACCAGCCTGGAGCTGTTCGGGCTGGACCTGTCGGCGTGCCGGTTCGCGGGGCTGGCGCACCCTTCCGGGGTGCGGGTGAAGGAGTGCACGTTCGCGCTCACGCCCCGCGGGGTGCGGGTGAGCCTGCGGTGGCCGATGTTGCGGTGGTTCTCGCGGCGGCGGGCGCTGGCCGACGAGCGTACGATGCACAGCCGTTCCGGCACCGGCCACCCCGGCGACCCTGGCGCCTCACCCGACCGGCTGGCGGCGCTCTACGCCGGGCTGCGGCCCGCCGACCGCGCCACCTCGGCCGACTTCGCCTTCGCCGCCATGGAGATGCGCCGGCAGGCCGGTCACGGCTGGTGGCTGTCGGTGTCGTGGCTGCTGTGCGGGTACGGCATGCGCATGGGCCGCGCGGCGGTCTGGCTCGCGCTGGTGATGGCCCTGATGGCGGCGGCCGTCGTGTGGAGCTCGGCCTCCCACGCCGGCCACCGCCCGGGAACCGTCGGCCCGGCGGTGCACCGCTGAGCACCGGCGGGTCAGAACTCGCCGGCGATCTGCTCGATGGCGCCGAACATGCGCGGCCAGCCGCCGCCCATGATCCGCCGTGAGAGCTGCTGCAGCTCGTCGTCCGGGTCGAAGCCCTCGTGGTCGAGGAAGAGCCGCGTGCCCTTGCCCTCGGGCTCCAGGCGCCAGGTGACCGTCCAGTCGGCCCGCTTGTTGTCGCTCCAGCTGATCTGCAGCAGCTTCTCCGGCTCGATCCGCAACACCTCGCAGTGGACGATCCCGTCGAAACCGACCTGCTTCTTGGGCTGGGTGGTGAACGTGAACCGGTGCCCCACCTCCGGCTTGAAGTCGCCCGGCATGAGCCAGCGGGCGACGAGCTCGGGCTCGGTGAGTGCCCGCCACACCTTCGCTGGCGGATGCCCGATGAACTGGTCGAGCCTGATCGCGCGCAGGTCTTCAGCGGTCCGGTCGTGAGCCATCGTCGTCTTCCATTTCGTCGAGAAGGTCGGTAAGAGCAGTAAGGCGCTCGCGCCAGAACCGCTCGTACGGGGTGAGCCAGTCGCGGATCTCCATGAGGGGCCCCGCCTCCAGCCGGTAGTGGCGCTCCCTGCCCTTGCGGGACTCGGCCACCAGCCCGGCGTCCCTGAGCACCTTGAGGTGCTCCGACACGCTGGGCCTGCTCATGTCGAACCGCTCGGCCAGCCGCCCGGCGGGCTGGGCGCCCTCGTCGAGCAGCAGGCGCAGCAGCTCGCGCCGGGCCGGGCTGGCCAGCGCGGTGAAAACGTGATCGGCGGTCACGTCTGGCTGACCACGAATCCGTTGCCGAACGGGTCGTGGAACAGCAGCTGGCGGCCCCACGCCTCCTCGCTCGGACCCTGGAAGGCGATCCCGTTCTCCTGGAGCCGGGCGGCCAGCGCGTCGAGGTCGGGCGCGCCCACGACGAGGCCGCCGATCGGCGCCATGCCGGGGAACCAGGAGGCCAGCAGCAGCGTGGTCTCCGCGCCCTTGGGCGCGACGGTGAGCCAGCGGCCCATCGGGAACGGGTTGTCGGTGCGGACCTCGAAGCCCAGCACGCGCGTGTAGAAGCCGAGCGCCCGCTCCTGGTCGCCGACGGGCACGGTGATGGTGAGGATGGAGGAGATTGGCATGTCAGCCACTATACGTAGGAATTTTCCTACATGACAACCCCGACGAATCTCAGGGTGCTCCCGGATGGACCCCCTAGATCGCCGTCCGTAAACTTTGAGCCATGCTCATCGACGACTACGTGGCCGAGCTCGACGGCGTCCTGAGCGGCCCGCACGGCCCCAAGCGCGACCTGGTCGTCGAGGCCCGCGACAGCCTGGTCGACACCGCCGACGCGCTCGAGGCCGACGGGCTGGAGCGGGCGGAGGCCGAGCGGCAGGCGGTGGCGGAGTTCGGCGAGGTGCACGAGGTCGCGCCCGGCTACCAGGCCGAGCTGACCGCCGTCGCGGGGCGGCGGCTGGGGGTGCTGCTGTTCATCAGCGTGCCGATCACCGTGGCCATGTGGTCGGTCCTGTGGCGGATCTATCCGGCCGGCGACGACGTCTGGCTCAGCCAGCCGTGGTGGTACTCCCCCGCCTCCAGGCTGCTCGACATCATCCAGCTCGGCACCGGCCTGTACGGCGGCCTCGTGCTGTTCGCGCTGAGCCGGGGCGCCCGCTGGATCCGCCGGCCACGGCTGGCGACCAGGTCGCTGGGCGTGCTGGTCTTCGCCTCCCTGCCGGTCACGGGCGGGCTGGGGCTGCTCATGACCTTCGGCATGGAGTCGCCCAACACCCTGCAGGGCCTGCCCGCCGTGCTGGCCAACCTGGTGACCTCGGCCATGTGGGGCATCCAGATCTACTGCGCCACGCGCTGCGTGCGCATGACGCGGGCCTCCGGCTGAGCCTCCCGCCGCACCCCCCGCACACGACTCAGCGCACGGCGCTCACGTCCGCCCGCAGGACGCTGCCGATCACGCTGGTGAACTCCTGCCAGGCCGACCGCTCGCCCTGGAGCTGCTTCCTGCCCGAGTCGGTCAGCCGGTACGTGCGCCGCTTGCGCCCGCCCACCGTCGCCCACTCGCTCGACAGGTAGCCGATGCGCTCCAGCCTGCGCAGCGCCGGGTAGACGGTGCCCGTGGGCACGTTGAGCGCGCCGCCGCTCCGTTCCTGCAGCGCCTCGATGATGGCGTAGCCGTGCAGCGGCTCGCGCTCCAGCACTGAGAGCAACAGCGCGTCCATGTGGCCGCGCAGCGCATCCGGGTTCATGTCTCTGATCCTAAACATCGTTCCGCTAAGTAGCCAGTCTACATGTAGGCTGCCTATATGTAGCTAGGCACAACAACGGAGCGATTCATGGACGTACTTGATCTGGCACGAACACAGTTCGCGGTGACAGGCAGCCTGCACTTCCTCTTCGTGGTGCTCACGCTGGGACTGGCGCCGCTGGTGGCGATCATGCACACCCGGTGGGCGATGTCGGGCAAGCC
This window encodes:
- a CDS encoding pentapeptide repeat-containing protein, with the protein product MAHLDPEQLAAALSALSPGRLIDLRGTTVTSDLLSRVLDATDRRPGRTRLDRARFTGDVRLSGVTFAGDVSLDGARFDRLASFFGARFEGNVSLAGVRFTRELSFHGVTVRGHVSLDRAVMSRDALFSQAVFGHGLSCERARFDGYATFDGARLGDGAAFRGARFGRTLSFRKVSGHAGFEAAHFAADAYLSATGRLSAARARADGLLDVAVARCGVDLRHVEVTGPTTVRLTDSQADLEGAVLRGPATVMGRGRSTLTSLRQADATSLELFGLDLSACRFAGLAHPSGVRVKECTFALTPRGVRVSLRWPMLRWFSRRRALADERTMHSRSGTGHPGDPGASPDRLAALYAGLRPADRATSADFAFAAMEMRRQAGHGWWLSVSWLLCGYGMRMGRAAVWLALVMALMAAAVVWSSASHAGHRPGTVGPAVHR
- a CDS encoding SRPBCC family protein, producing MAHDRTAEDLRAIRLDQFIGHPPAKVWRALTEPELVARWLMPGDFKPEVGHRFTFTTQPKKQVGFDGIVHCEVLRIEPEKLLQISWSDNKRADWTVTWRLEPEGKGTRLFLDHEGFDPDDELQQLSRRIMGGGWPRMFGAIEQIAGEF
- a CDS encoding ArsR/SmtB family transcription factor produces the protein MTADHVFTALASPARRELLRLLLDEGAQPAGRLAERFDMSRPSVSEHLKVLRDAGLVAESRKGRERHYRLEAGPLMEIRDWLTPYERFWRERLTALTDLLDEMEDDDGSRPDR
- a CDS encoding SAM-dependent methyltransferase, which codes for MDSAPEGVDPNVPNVARMYDYYLDGKDNFAADRAAAEQILKKFPDTKVGARANRAFLRRAVGYLVDQGVRQIIDLGAGLPTQGNTHEIAPDARVVYVDYDSVVCVHGRALLARKDNVDFLQADVREPDALLDKLGGLVDFEQPVAFLALAILHFIPDEVAYDVVAKLRKASAPGSHLVISHAVDPTPDVTPQALEIYKKATASLNLRTREEILRFFEGYELAEPGLTFPNGWRPDDPSAPGNGINFGYVGVGRKPAH
- a CDS encoding thioredoxin family protein, producing MATIEVTEKNFNDIADKGIVLLDFWAEWCPPCKKFGPIFEQASDKHDDITFGKIDTDAEQGLAQGFDITSIPTLMAIRDGIVVFAQAGAIPAPALEDLIRQVRALDMDAIRAELSEELKNAQQN
- a CDS encoding PadR family transcriptional regulator; translation: MNPDALRGHMDALLLSVLEREPLHGYAIIEALQERSGGALNVPTGTVYPALRRLERIGYLSSEWATVGGRKRRTYRLTDSGRKQLQGERSAWQEFTSVIGSVLRADVSAVR
- a CDS encoding FAD-dependent oxidoreductase; protein product: MGCVIAGGGPAGAMLALLLARSGVEVTLLEKHGDFLRDFRGDTIHPSTLQVLDELGLAREFLELPHRKAYDLSLVTDRGDVRIATLRRLPGRYRYIAFVPQWDFLDLITSAAARYPGFRLLMNAEATGLVREGGVVRGLRYRDASGEHEIRAELTVAADGRHSVLRERAGLVPEDVGAPMDVVWFRLPREPGDRDDTFLRISPGHMMVAINRESYWQLAYLILKGGYDEMAGQGIDALRRPVARLLPWLAGRIGQLESYDDVSVLTVAINRLRRWHRPGFLCIGDAAHAMSPVFGVGINLAVQDAVATANLLAGPLRSGAPIPESALHRLQRRRMLPTRVTQAAQRLVQNRLISPALTRRFDPSGLPRDLTRIPVLNQVAPRFIGQGIRPEHVTVKER
- a CDS encoding permease prefix domain 1-containing protein encodes the protein MLIDDYVAELDGVLSGPHGPKRDLVVEARDSLVDTADALEADGLERAEAERQAVAEFGEVHEVAPGYQAELTAVAGRRLGVLLFISVPITVAMWSVLWRIYPAGDDVWLSQPWWYSPASRLLDIIQLGTGLYGGLVLFALSRGARWIRRPRLATRSLGVLVFASLPVTGGLGLLMTFGMESPNTLQGLPAVLANLVTSAMWGIQIYCATRCVRMTRASG
- a CDS encoding VOC family protein; the encoded protein is MPISSILTITVPVGDQERALGFYTRVLGFEVRTDNPFPMGRWLTVAPKGAETTLLLASWFPGMAPIGGLVVGAPDLDALAARLQENGIAFQGPSEEAWGRQLLFHDPFGNGFVVSQT
- a CDS encoding class II 3-deoxy-7-phosphoheptulonate synthase encodes the protein MSSNLVDLDSWRALPAAQQPDWPDRGELDKVVAELGGLPPLVFAGECDQLKEQMAAVARGEAFVLQGGDCAETFAGATADNVRQKLKTLLQMAIVLTYAGRVPVVKIGRVAGQFAKPRSKGTETRGGVELPAYRGDMVNGFDFTEEARRPDPWRLLKAYHSSAVTLNLARAFTKGGYADLRQVHAWNQDFVAESPAGRRYEQLAREIDQALAFMRACGADPEEFHTVEFYSSHEALILDYDRALTRIDSRTGLPYDVSAHMVWIGERTRQLDGAHVDFFSRIRNPIGVKLGPTTSPDEALALIDKLNPANEPGRLTFITRMGASKIREHLPALVKEVTATGARVAWICDPMHGNTFEAPSGHKTRRLDDVLDEVAGFFEVHRSLGTHPGGIHIEFTGDDVTECVGGGFEIGETDLATRYETACDPRLNRGQSLDLAFRVAELYRG
- a CDS encoding anti-sigma factor; translation: MKDELHTLSGAYAVHALPYAEWVLFEKHLHACGTCAAEVRKLRETAARLAETVAERPPAALRRRLLDAASRSRGFEDPPRQAHDDGPTAWMRRPGTPAPEQARRPATPGLSQGEAWRSGAPGSPGEVQRPAASGLSPGESGYRMGPEVPVTADGGQVVPLRRRRTRVAAVLVAVSAAAAAVSGVVAYDARRDLGELSTRNEELVSVLAAPDARTMREEVTTGGTATVVISRELGRMVFTSSGLADLPATKGYELWLMGPDGPRAAGLLDRRQDGVSHPMMLTPQDRDGRVALTVEPAGGSERPTTQPIMLAELPEA